A portion of the Streptomyces sp. NBC_01335 genome contains these proteins:
- a CDS encoding branched-chain amino acid ABC transporter permease, which yields MTTFVELLLGGLSIGSVYALIALGFVVIFKATEVVNFAHASLLLAGGYVTAVLHDDIGFWPALAVGIAGAAVVGAAVEFLVMRRYRGSDHSVLAIVTIGVDILLTTELTRRMGTDVLPLGDPWGSGVVTVGGVTLAQTRIAAFVAAALLITVFLLAFRFTSWGVSMRAAAENPQTAALMGIRLGRVSLAAWAVAGALAAVAALFLTVFPTPGLERATSLAALKAFPAAILGGLDSTTGALAGGLLVGVTESFATGYQSDLSFLGRGIGDLAPYLVMLIVLLIRPAGLFGTKEPARV from the coding sequence ATGACCACCTTCGTCGAACTCCTCCTGGGCGGCCTCTCCATCGGCTCCGTATACGCCCTCATCGCCCTCGGCTTCGTCGTCATCTTCAAGGCCACCGAGGTCGTCAACTTCGCCCACGCCTCCCTGCTGCTCGCCGGCGGATACGTGACCGCGGTGCTCCACGACGACATCGGCTTCTGGCCCGCCCTCGCCGTCGGCATCGCGGGCGCGGCGGTCGTCGGCGCCGCCGTCGAGTTCCTCGTCATGCGCCGCTACCGGGGCAGCGACCACAGCGTGCTGGCCATCGTCACCATCGGCGTCGACATCCTCCTCACCACCGAACTCACCCGGCGCATGGGCACGGACGTGCTGCCGCTCGGCGACCCCTGGGGGAGCGGCGTCGTCACCGTCGGCGGGGTCACCCTCGCCCAGACGCGGATCGCCGCCTTCGTCGCCGCCGCGCTGCTCATCACCGTGTTCCTGCTCGCCTTCCGCTTCACCTCCTGGGGCGTGTCGATGCGCGCCGCCGCGGAGAACCCGCAGACCGCCGCCCTGATGGGCATCCGGCTCGGCCGGGTCTCGCTCGCCGCGTGGGCGGTGGCCGGGGCGCTCGCCGCCGTCGCCGCCCTCTTCCTCACCGTGTTCCCCACCCCCGGACTCGAACGGGCCACCTCGCTCGCCGCGCTCAAGGCGTTCCCCGCGGCGATCCTCGGCGGCCTCGACTCGACCACCGGAGCCCTCGCCGGCGGACTCCTCGTCGGCGTCACCGAGTCCTTCGCCACGGGCTACCAGAGCGATCTCTCCTTCCTCGGACGGGGAATCGGCGACCTCGCGCCCTACCTGGTGATGCTGATCGTGCTGCTGATCAGGCCCGCAGGACTCTTCGGCACGAAGGAGCCGGCCCGTGTCTGA
- a CDS encoding branched-chain amino acid ABC transporter permease translates to MSETTPDRTLTPTTAPHTRVPSARTYGERLRSPRPYLWLAGSVLMLVLPFYLDRFWLQAGLFAMAAAIGAIGINLLTGATGQLSMGHGFFLAVGAYGYCVFAGEPSEANGHSLTGLGLPTWLAAILAVALAGLAGGIFSPIAARLRGAYLGIATLALIFIGQHVLFNAGSLTGGFNGRAVPPLSVFGFTFDDSELVVAAVPFGSSEKLWYVALAALVLSGVFARGVLRGRPGRALNAIRDHRIAAGVMGVPVARYRAGVFVLSSMYAGLAGVLLALVFQRTVPEYFGMALSLEYLAMIVIGGLGTVAGAVVGAVFVSLLPQVLTHYSESLPLVSAPGTGGIAPGEASRYLYGAAVVAVVLFMPGGLTRPKKSGEKK, encoded by the coding sequence GTGTCTGAGACCACGCCCGACCGGACCCTCACCCCGACCACCGCGCCACACACCCGGGTCCCCTCGGCCCGTACGTACGGCGAACGCCTCCGCAGCCCGCGCCCGTACCTCTGGCTCGCCGGCTCGGTGCTGATGCTGGTGCTGCCGTTCTACCTGGACCGCTTCTGGCTCCAGGCCGGACTGTTCGCGATGGCCGCCGCGATCGGCGCCATCGGGATCAACCTGCTGACCGGGGCGACCGGCCAACTCTCCATGGGACACGGCTTCTTCCTCGCCGTCGGCGCGTACGGCTACTGCGTCTTCGCGGGGGAGCCGAGCGAGGCGAACGGCCACAGTCTCACCGGACTCGGCCTGCCCACCTGGCTCGCCGCGATCCTCGCCGTGGCGCTGGCCGGGCTGGCCGGCGGGATCTTCAGCCCGATCGCGGCCCGGCTGCGCGGCGCCTACCTCGGCATAGCCACCCTCGCGCTCATCTTCATCGGCCAGCACGTGCTGTTCAACGCGGGCTCGCTCACCGGCGGCTTCAACGGCCGTGCCGTTCCCCCGCTGTCGGTCTTCGGGTTCACCTTCGACGACTCCGAACTCGTCGTCGCGGCCGTGCCGTTCGGGTCCTCCGAGAAGCTCTGGTACGTGGCCCTCGCCGCCCTCGTGCTCAGCGGGGTGTTCGCCCGCGGCGTGCTGCGCGGCAGGCCGGGCCGGGCGCTCAACGCCATCCGGGACCACCGGATCGCCGCCGGGGTGATGGGTGTCCCGGTGGCCCGGTACCGCGCCGGGGTGTTCGTCCTCTCGTCCATGTACGCGGGCCTCGCGGGCGTCCTGCTCGCCCTGGTCTTCCAGCGGACCGTCCCCGAGTACTTCGGCATGGCCCTCTCGCTCGAATACCTCGCCATGATCGTCATCGGCGGTCTCGGCACCGTCGCCGGGGCCGTGGTCGGCGCCGTCTTCGTCTCCCTGCTCCCGCAGGTGCTCACCCACTACAGCGAGTCCCTCCCGCTGGTCTCCGCCCCCGGTACGGGCGGAATCGCACCCGGTGAGGCGTCCCGCTATCTCTACGGCGCCGCGGTCGTCGCGGTGGTCCTGTTCATGCCCGGTGGCCTTACGCGTCCGAAGAAATCAGGGGAGAAGAAATGA
- a CDS encoding ABC transporter substrate-binding protein: protein MRKRVLGAVVAALALTLAGCSGKATEGKDTEADKGGVKTGQGVTDSTITLGALTDMTGVYASLGKSVTQAQQLWVKQTNAAGGICDRKIELTVRDHGYDPQKAISAYTELAPEVLGFTQFIGSPFVAAVEQRIDGQDHGVVLPQAWSANLLGSPYVRVIGATYDVETINLIDYLLTEKRIAKGDKIGQVYFEGDYGENALAGAKYAAEQSGLTVVEQKIKPTDNDMTAQVSALKQAGVKAIIVSAGPRQAASLVGVAAATGFKVPVVGNNSAFAPQLLATPAGPALLADYYVAASTLPIGDPGAGPAKLAKEYTAAYPKDGLDNGVVAGWTAASVYGEALKKACDAKDLTRDGVDKALLTIKGYGADFGMSHDFTDPKAPSTRQSVIMKPDAKAPGGLKVIRPAAVSPAAASYTVK, encoded by the coding sequence ATGAGAAAGCGTGTTCTCGGAGCCGTCGTCGCGGCTCTCGCCCTCACCCTCGCTGGGTGCAGCGGAAAAGCCACCGAGGGGAAGGACACGGAGGCGGACAAGGGCGGCGTCAAAACCGGCCAGGGCGTCACCGACTCCACCATCACCCTCGGCGCGCTGACCGACATGACCGGGGTGTACGCCTCGCTCGGCAAGAGCGTCACCCAGGCCCAGCAGCTCTGGGTCAAGCAGACCAACGCCGCCGGCGGGATCTGCGACCGGAAGATCGAGCTGACCGTACGCGACCACGGCTACGACCCGCAGAAGGCCATCTCCGCCTACACCGAGCTCGCACCCGAGGTTCTGGGCTTCACCCAGTTCATCGGCTCGCCGTTCGTCGCCGCCGTCGAGCAGCGCATCGACGGCCAGGACCACGGCGTGGTGCTGCCGCAGGCCTGGTCGGCCAACCTGCTCGGCTCCCCGTACGTCCGGGTCATCGGCGCCACGTACGACGTCGAGACGATCAACCTGATCGACTACCTCCTCACCGAGAAGCGCATCGCCAAGGGCGACAAGATCGGCCAGGTGTACTTCGAGGGCGACTACGGCGAGAACGCGCTCGCCGGGGCGAAGTACGCGGCCGAGCAGTCCGGCCTCACCGTCGTCGAGCAGAAGATCAAGCCCACCGACAACGACATGACCGCGCAGGTCTCGGCGCTCAAGCAGGCCGGAGTCAAGGCGATCATCGTCAGCGCCGGCCCCCGCCAGGCCGCCTCGCTCGTCGGTGTCGCCGCCGCGACCGGCTTCAAGGTCCCGGTCGTCGGCAACAACTCCGCCTTCGCACCGCAGCTGCTCGCGACCCCGGCCGGCCCCGCCCTGCTGGCCGACTACTACGTCGCCGCCTCCACCCTCCCCATCGGCGACCCCGGCGCCGGACCGGCGAAGCTGGCGAAGGAGTACACGGCCGCCTACCCGAAGGACGGCCTCGACAACGGCGTCGTCGCCGGATGGACCGCCGCCTCCGTCTACGGCGAGGCGCTGAAGAAGGCCTGCGACGCCAAGGACCTCACCCGCGACGGTGTCGACAAGGCCCTGCTCACCATCAAGGGCTACGGCGCCGACTTCGGAATGTCCCACGACTTCACCGACCCGAAGGCCCCCTCCACCCGGCAGAGCGTCATCATGAAGCCCGACGCCAAGGCCCCCGGCGGCCTCAAGGTGATCCGTCCGGCGGCGGTCTCCCCGGCGGCCGCGTCGTACACCGTGAAGTAG
- a CDS encoding MFS transporter — MVNQPPAPDATHASVPSVTAPLHRGMTRGLTLLFAVSAGAAVGNLYWAQPLLDAIGRSLHVGPGPAGLLVTLTQIGYAVGAFLVVPLGDRLDRRRLIPGVMLASAVALAGCAAAPGFAVLLVALALVGLTTVAGQLLVPLAGDLAGDDQRGRVVGTVVSGILSGILVSRTVSGLVADAFGWRAIYVVAAVLTVALAAVLARVLPAVPPKASARYPALLKSVLTAVGRHRSVRITLVLGALCMMVFTMFWTSLTFLLSAAPFGYSVTRIGLVGLVGLAGALAAQRAGRLHDRGWSVRGTGAALLLALAAIVLAGFGGHSIVVVLIAVLLLDIGIQGSNVLGQTRLMGVEPQSRSRLNTAFISGNFLGGTIGSALASVLWQGGGWTAVMTGAGVLLAVALIVWACARRTLSAV, encoded by the coding sequence ATGGTCAATCAGCCCCCTGCCCCGGACGCGACGCACGCGTCCGTGCCGTCCGTGACGGCACCCCTCCACCGCGGTATGACCCGCGGCCTCACCCTGTTGTTCGCGGTCTCCGCCGGTGCCGCGGTCGGCAACCTGTACTGGGCGCAGCCGCTGCTCGACGCGATCGGGCGTTCCCTGCACGTCGGTCCCGGACCGGCCGGACTGCTGGTCACCCTCACGCAGATCGGCTACGCGGTCGGGGCGTTCCTGGTGGTACCGCTGGGCGACCGGCTCGACCGCCGCCGTCTCATACCCGGGGTCATGCTGGCGTCGGCCGTCGCCCTGGCGGGCTGTGCGGCGGCGCCGGGCTTCGCGGTGCTGCTGGTGGCGCTCGCTCTGGTGGGGCTGACCACGGTGGCCGGCCAGCTGCTGGTCCCGCTGGCGGGTGACCTGGCGGGTGACGACCAGCGCGGCCGGGTCGTCGGCACCGTCGTCTCCGGAATCCTCTCCGGAATCCTCGTGTCCCGGACGGTCAGCGGGCTGGTGGCCGACGCGTTCGGCTGGCGCGCGATATACGTGGTGGCGGCGGTGCTGACGGTGGCGCTCGCCGCGGTGCTGGCGCGGGTGCTGCCGGCGGTCCCGCCCAAGGCGTCCGCCCGCTATCCGGCCCTCCTGAAGTCGGTGCTCACCGCGGTGGGCCGTCACCGGTCGGTGCGGATCACCCTCGTCCTGGGCGCCCTCTGCATGATGGTGTTCACCATGTTCTGGACCTCGCTGACCTTCCTCCTCAGCGCCGCCCCGTTCGGCTACTCGGTGACCCGGATCGGGCTGGTCGGTCTCGTCGGCCTGGCGGGTGCGCTCGCCGCCCAGCGGGCCGGCCGCCTGCACGACCGGGGATGGTCGGTACGCGGCACGGGTGCGGCTCTGCTGCTGGCGCTGGCCGCGATCGTGCTCGCCGGGTTCGGCGGCCACTCGATCGTCGTCGTGCTGATCGCGGTACTGCTGCTGGACATCGGCATCCAGGGGAGCAACGTCCTCGGCCAGACCCGGCTGATGGGTGTGGAGCCGCAGAGTCGCAGCCGGCTGAACACCGCCTTCATCTCCGGCAACTTCCTCGGCGGCACGATCGGTTCGGCGCTGGCGTCCGTTCTCTGGCAGGGCGGCGGGTGGACCGCGGTGATGACCGGCGCGGGTGTTCTCCTCGCCGTCGCGCTGATCGTGTGGGCCTGCGCCCGGCGGACGCTGTCGGCCGTCTGA
- a CDS encoding UBP-type zinc finger domain-containing protein, whose translation MALCDDLDRAGTDPAPAPPADACADCLAVGRDDWVHLRLCLTCGRVACCDSSPLRHATAHYESSGHPVMRSHEPGDEWRWCFRHEVLG comes from the coding sequence ATGGCTCTCTGCGACGATCTGGACCGGGCGGGCACCGACCCGGCCCCCGCCCCTCCCGCCGACGCCTGCGCCGACTGCCTGGCCGTCGGCCGGGACGACTGGGTGCACCTGCGGCTCTGTCTGACCTGCGGCCGGGTGGCCTGCTGCGACAGTTCGCCGCTGCGCCACGCGACCGCCCACTACGAGTCCTCCGGGCACCCCGTCATGCGCTCCCACGAGCCGGGCGATGAATGGCGCTGGTGCTTCCGCCACGAGGTCCTCGGCTGA
- a CDS encoding SRPBCC family protein yields the protein MATQFEAIVEIDRPIDDVFAYLADGENDRDFSPRVQKIEKTPAGPTVVGTTFRSTVKDAGMTTQREFAITELVAPTRVRWQEKSKNIVAAADGGYDLEATGNGGTRVRIYNVLEGHGIGKLLVGFAVKAARKDAPAFGLRIKKAVEAAVPAS from the coding sequence ATGGCCACGCAATTCGAGGCGATCGTCGAGATCGACCGTCCGATCGACGACGTCTTCGCCTATCTCGCCGACGGCGAGAACGACAGGGACTTCAGCCCGCGCGTGCAGAAGATCGAGAAGACTCCGGCCGGCCCCACGGTCGTCGGGACCACGTTCCGCTCGACGGTCAAGGACGCCGGAATGACCACCCAGCGGGAATTCGCCATTACGGAACTGGTGGCTCCGACCCGGGTCCGCTGGCAGGAGAAGTCGAAGAACATCGTCGCCGCGGCGGACGGCGGCTACGACCTGGAGGCCACCGGGAACGGCGGGACCCGGGTGCGGATCTACAACGTCCTCGAAGGCCACGGCATCGGCAAGCTCCTGGTCGGCTTCGCCGTCAAGGCCGCGCGCAAGGACGCCCCCGCCTTCGGGCTCCGTATCAAGAAGGCCGTGGAAGCCGCCGTCCCGGCCTCCTGA
- the pssA gene encoding CDP-diacylglycerol--serine O-phosphatidyltransferase — protein sequence MTVVDPDTQADWVPEAADEGDGDGTQDMPLSLRLSIADTLTLGNATCGFMAVYFTTTGILIPHLTGSDESGMARHSAATAVILMLLAAVFDLFDGLVARKLRSSPMGAELDNLSDLISFGLAPAYFVLVYGMVADDAHQRVSALAAIVVLLAVVLRLARFSCVTLKDGMFQGMPSPFGALTVVSIVLLELPFVPTLLAIVGVAWLMVSRVEYPKPRGVLAVAMLGWIVAAMGLLVAWAFDAPGGQLLLQTGCALQVVLGAVIPLFATARRVNTFRGNRREARAAQLP from the coding sequence TTGACCGTGGTTGATCCGGACACCCAGGCCGACTGGGTGCCCGAGGCGGCCGACGAGGGTGACGGAGACGGCACCCAGGACATGCCCCTCTCACTGCGCTTGTCGATAGCGGACACCCTCACGCTCGGCAACGCCACCTGCGGGTTCATGGCGGTGTACTTCACCACCACGGGCATTCTGATCCCGCACCTCACGGGCAGTGACGAGTCGGGCATGGCGCGTCACTCCGCGGCCACCGCGGTGATCCTGATGCTGCTGGCGGCCGTCTTCGACCTCTTCGACGGTCTGGTGGCCCGCAAGCTGCGGTCGTCGCCGATGGGTGCGGAGCTGGACAACCTCTCCGACCTCATCAGCTTCGGTCTCGCGCCGGCGTACTTCGTCCTGGTCTACGGGATGGTCGCGGACGACGCGCACCAGCGGGTCTCGGCGCTCGCGGCGATCGTGGTGCTGCTGGCGGTGGTGCTGCGGCTTGCGCGGTTCTCCTGCGTGACCTTGAAGGACGGCATGTTCCAGGGCATGCCGAGCCCCTTCGGAGCGCTCACGGTCGTCTCGATCGTGCTCCTGGAGCTGCCCTTCGTGCCCACCCTCCTCGCGATCGTCGGGGTGGCGTGGCTGATGGTCAGCCGGGTCGAGTACCCGAAGCCGCGGGGTGTGCTCGCGGTGGCGATGCTCGGCTGGATCGTGGCCGCGATGGGGCTCCTCGTCGCCTGGGCGTTCGACGCTCCGGGCGGTCAGCTGCTCCTGCAGACCGGCTGCGCGCTCCAGGTCGTGCTGGGTGCGGTGATCCCGCTCTTCGCGACCGCGCGGCGGGTGAACACCTTCCGGGGCAACCGGCGAGAGGCCCGCGCGGCGCAGCTGCCGTAG
- a CDS encoding phosphatidylserine decarboxylase yields the protein MPDSLTSAHRGGVRIARGASPWLLPTVATAALSLTRARKSGRWAAVAVPTTALAAGMLWFFRDPEREIAQGRVISPADGVVQSIMPWKDGRTRVAIFMSPLNVHVNRAPLAGTVTSVEHVPGGFVPAFNKESENNERVVWHFDTELGDIEMIQIAGAVARRIVPYIPQGTKVEQGERIGLIRFGSRVDIYLPEGVEVAVEVGQATTAGVTRIDRG from the coding sequence ATGCCCGACAGCCTTACCTCCGCACACCGCGGCGGGGTCCGCATCGCTCGCGGAGCATCGCCGTGGCTCCTCCCGACCGTCGCCACCGCGGCGCTCAGCCTGACCCGGGCGCGCAAGTCCGGCCGCTGGGCGGCCGTGGCCGTGCCCACCACCGCACTCGCGGCGGGCATGCTGTGGTTCTTCCGCGACCCCGAGCGCGAGATCGCGCAGGGCCGGGTCATCTCCCCGGCCGACGGCGTGGTGCAGAGCATCATGCCGTGGAAGGACGGGCGCACCCGCGTCGCGATCTTCATGAGCCCGCTCAACGTCCACGTCAACCGCGCTCCGCTGGCCGGTACCGTGACGTCGGTCGAGCACGTTCCGGGCGGGTTCGTCCCGGCGTTCAACAAGGAGAGCGAGAACAACGAGCGCGTTGTCTGGCACTTCGACACCGAGCTCGGCGACATCGAGATGATCCAGATCGCCGGCGCGGTCGCGCGTCGCATCGTGCCTTACATCCCCCAGGGCACGAAGGTCGAGCAGGGCGAGCGCATCGGCCTGATCCGCTTCGGTTCGCGCGTCGACATCTACCTGCCGGAAGGCGTCGAGGTCGCGGTCGAGGTCGGCCAGGCCACCACCGCGGGGGTGACTCGAATTGACCGTGGTTGA
- a CDS encoding acyl-CoA dehydrogenase family protein, with protein sequence MTRLARTAGLTDVQEEILSTVRDFVDKEILPVATALEHRDEYPAQIVEGLKELGLFGLMIPEEYGGLGESLLTYALCVEEIARGWMSVSGIINTHFIVAYMLKQHGTQEQKDTFLPRMALGEVRGAFSMSEPGLGSDVSAITSKGVKDGEEYVLDGQKMWLTNGGTSTLVAVLCRSDEGHPEGTPPHKSMTTFLVEKEAGFGEVRPGLTIPGKIDKMGYKGVDTTELIMDGLRIPANRVLGGTTGRGFYQMMDGVEVGRVNVAARGCGVAQRAFELGVSYAQQRQTFGKPIAQHQAIQFKLAEMATKVEAAHAMMVNAARKKDSGERNDLEAGMAKYLASEYCKEVVEDAFRIHGGYGFSKEYEIERLYREAPMLLIGEGTAEIQKMIIGRRLLEEYRLQG encoded by the coding sequence ATGACGCGACTCGCCCGGACCGCAGGTCTGACCGACGTCCAGGAGGAAATCCTCTCCACCGTACGGGACTTCGTCGACAAGGAGATCCTCCCGGTCGCGACCGCCCTGGAGCACCGCGACGAGTACCCGGCTCAGATCGTCGAAGGGCTCAAGGAGCTGGGCCTGTTCGGGCTGATGATCCCGGAGGAGTACGGCGGGCTGGGTGAGTCGCTGCTCACGTACGCGCTCTGCGTGGAGGAGATCGCGCGCGGCTGGATGAGTGTGTCGGGGATCATCAACACGCACTTCATCGTGGCGTACATGCTCAAGCAGCACGGCACGCAGGAGCAGAAGGACACCTTCCTGCCGCGCATGGCACTGGGTGAGGTGCGGGGCGCCTTCTCGATGTCGGAGCCGGGTCTCGGCTCGGACGTGTCGGCGATCACGTCCAAGGGCGTCAAGGACGGTGAGGAGTACGTCCTCGACGGCCAGAAGATGTGGCTCACCAACGGGGGCACCTCGACCCTGGTGGCCGTTCTCTGCCGGAGTGACGAAGGACACCCGGAGGGAACGCCCCCGCACAAGTCGATGACGACCTTCCTGGTGGAGAAGGAGGCCGGCTTCGGCGAGGTCAGGCCCGGCCTCACCATCCCCGGGAAGATCGACAAGATGGGTTACAAGGGGGTCGACACCACCGAACTCATCATGGACGGACTACGCATTCCGGCCAATCGGGTCCTCGGCGGCACCACCGGCCGAGGGTTTTACCAAATGATGGACGGAGTCGAGGTCGGCCGGGTGAACGTGGCGGCGCGTGGTTGCGGCGTCGCTCAACGTGCATTCGAATTGGGCGTTTCGTACGCTCAGCAGCGTCAAACTTTCGGAAAACCGATCGCCCAGCACCAGGCCATCCAGTTCAAATTGGCCGAAATGGCCACCAAGGTCGAAGCGGCGCATGCGATGATGGTAAACGCGGCCCGCAAAAAGGACTCTGGGGAACGTAACGACCTGGAGGCAGGGATGGCGAAGTACCTCGCCTCCGAGTACTGCAAGGAAGTCGTCGAGGACGCCTTCCGCATCCACGGCGGCTACGGCTTCTCCAAGGAGTACGAGATCGAGCGCCTCTACCGCGAGGCACCGATGCTGCTGATCGGTGAGGGTACCGCCGAGATCCAGAAAATGATCATTGGCCGCCGACTCCTGGAGGAGTACCGCTTGCAGGGTTGA
- a CDS encoding MaoC family dehydratase — translation MQFGRTFEEFEVGAVYKHWPGKTVTEYDDHLFCLLTMNHHPLHMDSNYAENTTDFGKNVVVGNYVYSLLLGMSVPDVSGKAIANLEVESLRHVAPTFHGDTIYGETTVLDKTPSKSKSDRGIVYVETRGFKQDGTVVCVFRRKVMVPTQEYIEARGGEQPGRPVPVNQAKS, via the coding sequence ATGCAGTTCGGACGCACCTTCGAGGAGTTCGAGGTCGGCGCGGTCTACAAGCACTGGCCCGGAAAGACGGTCACCGAGTACGACGACCACCTCTTCTGCCTGCTGACCATGAACCACCACCCGCTGCACATGGACAGCAACTACGCGGAGAACACGACCGACTTCGGCAAGAACGTGGTCGTCGGGAACTACGTCTACTCGCTGCTCCTCGGCATGTCGGTGCCGGACGTCTCGGGCAAGGCCATCGCCAACCTGGAGGTGGAGTCGCTGCGGCACGTCGCGCCCACCTTCCACGGCGACACGATCTACGGCGAGACCACCGTGCTCGACAAGACGCCGTCGAAGTCGAAGAGCGACCGGGGCATCGTGTACGTCGAGACCCGGGGCTTCAAGCAGGACGGCACCGTCGTCTGCGTCTTCCGGCGCAAGGTGATGGTCCCCACGCAGGAGTACATCGAGGCGCGCGGCGGCGAGCAGCCCGGCCGGCCCGTCCCCGTCAACCAAGCGAAGTCATAG
- a CDS encoding HpcH/HpaI aldolase/citrate lyase family protein — translation MTTPTPVNRLRPRRSCLAVPGSNPRFLEKAQGLPADQVFLDLEDACAPLAKEGARHTIVDALNQGDWTGKTRVVRVNDWTTHWTYRDVITVVEGAGPNLDCIMLPKVQDAEQVVALDLLLTQIEKTMGFEVGRIGIEAQIENAKGLVNIDTIAAASPRLETLIFGPADFMASINMKTLVVGQQPPGYGADAYHYILMRILMAARTHDLQAIDGPFLQIRDVDAYREVAGRAAALGFDGKWVLHPGQVDAANEVFSPSQEDYDHAELILDAYDWCTSEEGGKKGSAMLGDEMIDEASRKMALVIAGKGRAAGMRRTSKFEAPEA, via the coding sequence ATGACCACGCCCACGCCCGTGAACCGGCTGCGTCCCCGCCGCTCGTGTCTGGCCGTGCCCGGTTCCAACCCGCGCTTCCTGGAGAAGGCCCAGGGCCTCCCTGCCGACCAGGTCTTCCTGGACCTGGAGGACGCCTGCGCGCCGCTCGCCAAGGAAGGGGCGCGGCACACCATCGTCGACGCGCTCAACCAGGGCGACTGGACCGGCAAGACCAGGGTGGTGCGGGTCAACGACTGGACCACGCACTGGACGTACCGGGACGTCATCACGGTCGTCGAGGGCGCCGGGCCGAACCTCGACTGCATCATGCTGCCGAAGGTCCAGGACGCCGAGCAGGTCGTCGCGCTGGACCTGCTGCTCACCCAGATCGAGAAGACGATGGGCTTCGAGGTCGGCCGGATCGGCATCGAGGCGCAGATCGAGAACGCCAAGGGCCTGGTGAACATCGACACCATCGCCGCGGCCTCGCCCCGGCTGGAGACGCTGATCTTCGGCCCGGCCGACTTCATGGCGTCCATCAACATGAAGACCCTGGTCGTCGGCCAGCAGCCGCCCGGCTACGGCGCCGACGCCTACCACTACATCCTGATGCGCATTCTGATGGCGGCCCGTACGCACGACCTCCAGGCGATCGACGGACCGTTCCTGCAGATCCGTGACGTGGACGCCTACCGCGAGGTGGCCGGCCGCGCCGCGGCGCTGGGCTTCGACGGCAAGTGGGTGCTCCACCCGGGCCAGGTCGACGCGGCCAACGAGGTCTTCTCGCCGTCGCAGGAGGACTACGACCACGCCGAGCTGATCCTCGACGCCTACGACTGGTGCACCTCGGAGGAGGGCGGCAAGAAGGGTTCGGCGATGCTCGGCGACGAGATGATCGACGAGGCCAGCCGCAAGATGGCGCTGGTCATCGCCGGCAAGGGGCGGGCGGCCGGGATGCGGCGCACCTCGAAGTTCGAAGCCCCGGAGGCCTGA